GATATACCTTAAAAAAGCGTAGAGATATCGTACCCGTGTCATCATCTACAATCACCGTCATGCCGCTGCGATTGGTATCGACATGCACGACGCGACCAGTAATCATGGCGGCTTGTCCATGAGCCACATCGCCTATTGATACCAAGCGACTACGATCTTCATAGTCGCGTGGCAGATGTAGTAGCAAATCAAAGATACGGGCAATGCCCAATTGCGCCAATTGCTCGGCCACTTTTGGTCCAACACCTGCCAGCGCCGTCACCGGCATATCAAGTGCCAAAACGTCTAGTAAATGAGGTGTAGCAGGGTTAACCGATGTGGGCATCAAAAATCCTAACGATGTTAATATAAATTTTACAGGGTCAAGTGTCTTGTTCAAGAATTCATGCTAGCTTATAAGCTGTCTTATCATGTGATAATGATCAATATTCTGTAACGTGCCTAGCTATACCGCTAAATTATTATGCTAACTAATACCTTATGCTAAGCTATTTCGCCATACAACGTCTAGCTGATTTCTGCGTAACCTATTGAGGCATACCCTACTACACCTCTATTTATTCCTCTATGATAATTTTTGATAAGGTTTTTTATGTCCTCTCATTCTATCTGCCACCCTTATTATCATTTTTTATTGACGCTTCGTCTGAGCCTCTTCGCTATATTTGCTATATTGATGAGTGCTTGCAATAGTTTGACGCCAGTCGCGCCAGCAGATACGTCAGTACCGAACAAACCTACGGTAGCTTTAGTATTAGGTGGTGGCGGTGCAAAAGGTTTCGCTCATGTAGGCGTGATTAAAGCATTAGAAGAGAACGGTATCAAACCGACACTGGTAGTAGGCACCAGTGTCGGGAGCTTAGTTGGTAGCTTGTATGCCAGTGGTTATAATGCAAAGCAGCTTGAACACTTGGCACTGACCACCATTGATAGTGAATTGACAGACTTTACCTTATCTAACCAAGGTTTTATCGAAGGTATTAAGCTCAAAAACTTTATTAACGCGAATGTTGGTGGACGAACGATAGAAAACTTCCCCATCTCCTTTGCGGCGGTTGCTGCTGATAAAAACACGCTGAAAAAGACCGTATTTACCACCGGTGATGTTGGGCTTGCGGTACAAGCATCCTGTAGTGTGCCTAATATCTTTATTGCACCGCGCATCCCTGAAAAAGTCGGCAAAAAATATATTGATGGTGGCGTGGTCAGCTTAGTGCCTGTGGATAGCGCCCGTGATTTAGGTGCCGATATTATTATCGCCGTTGATGTGACTGCTGCTAACGCTAGTACATCAACTGTCAATCAAAAACCGAACCTCAATTCATTAACCAGCTTTTGGGGCTTTCTTGAAAATAGTTTAATCGCCAATGCAGTCTATAACGCGAAAGCATCTCAGATTAATCATAGCGCTGCATCAATGCGTCATGAGCGTGATCGTGCTGATATTGTGATTATGCCAAATGTCGGTCATATCAGCTCGCTAGATACTAGCCAGCGTAGCGCTGTGATTGCTGCTGGCTCGCAAGCCACTACCGCCCAAATTCATGCCATTAAGCAACTTATTAACGAAAAATCCAAGAGTAAATATGCCACTCTTTAATTTATAGTGGAAAAAGATATATAAAAAATCCTGATAACTACAGATATCAAAGATTGACGATAAAAAAAGCACCACAGTGATTGCTGCGGTGCTTTTTTGTTGAAGCAGATATCAAAGCATATACTTATTTGACACGCGCACGGTATTTCACTGCGACTGTATCATTAAGACCTACGCCTTCCAAATCCCAGCGTACGGCTTTATAGAATTTTAACGGAATTTCTTGCAACTGATTGTCAACTTTTCCACGTAGCGGCATACGGGCAAATGTATTACCGTCTGCACTACCATAAGGAAAATCAGGAGAAACAGCACGCAGCAATTCTACTTGTTCAGGAATACTCATCGTCACGGTCATTTTACGAACCCGATCCGCATTGGTATTGGTAAAATAGCCTTGATACTCTAAAACATTACCTGACTGCAAACGCGTATTTGCATCCACAGGAACCAGTATTTCTTTACCATTGGCATCAACACTAATCAATGACGCTGTAATTCTACTGTTAACTGCTTGCGCATTTGACTGACTGTTTTGATTAAAGTTTGACTGAACCGCTACTGAATTATTAACGGCTTGTTCTGGTGTGGGTAACATCGCTGATGCTTGCGTGACAGCCATAACGCCAACGAGCGTACCAGCGACAACATGAAACAAGCGGTGTCCAGTCCATGCACTGAATGGGTTCGCAAAATGGTTACTTTTCTTCATGACATTCATTATCCCTAGTTGATGTATCGGTAAAACAAAGCTGGTAAAAAAGGAGCTGGTAAAAATTAGTAGTTTTAAAAATATAGGACAATAAGCAATTTACCATCATATATGGTCATACTCAGTCATGTTAATTTTTAAACATTATTATTTTTATCAATTATCTGCGTAAGCCATCGGTAAAGCAATAGCGCTTAGCATAACAAAAAGCATTTATACGTACATTAACCCTGTGTTGATGTTGTGTATATCGTTAATCTGCTGTGAAGACTCTTTAACGCTACTGAAATAAAAGATAGCTCATAACGACGTTTTTTGCTATGGTAAATCTTTAGCGATCCTTTAACGACAGGCATTCTCTGTCACGCCCTTTTTCTTATTCTAACGACTATTGCTCCCATTATGACTACTAGCGCCATGCCCCAGATTAACCCTGAATACGTCCATTGGTTCCGTAATTCTGCCCCCTATATCAATACCCATCGCGGCAAAACGTTCGTGATTATGTTTGGTGGTGAGGCGGTCAATCATCCAAATTTCAGCACACTGATTCATGACTTTGCTTTATTGCATAGCTTGGGTATCAAGCTGGTATTGGTGCATGGGGCGCGACCGCAAATCGAGAAAAACCTCAAAGATGCTGATATTGAATCGCCACTGCATCAAGATATTCGTGTGACACCTCGCGTCGCGATGCCTTCTATATTACAAGCGGTTGGTGCTATTCGCTTGCAGATTGAAGCGCAGCTATCGATGGGGCTTGCCAACTCACCTATGTACGGCTCACGTATTGATGCAGTGTCGGGCAATTTCGTCACTGCGCGTCCTTATGGTATCCGCGATGGCGTTGATTACCAGATGACAGGCGAAGTACGCTCTATCGATGTTGAAGCCATCAAAAATAATCTACTACACGATCATATTGTAATTTTAGGCTCTATGGGCTATTCGGCAACCGGCGAAGTCTTTAACTTATTGGCTGAAGATGTTGCTCTTAGTGCCGCCGTGGCGCTTGGTGCTGATAAGCTGATTTTCCTAGGCGAAGAAGCCGGTATCAATCATAATGATCGTTTGCTACGTGAGATGATTCCAAATGAAGTCGACCGCTTCTTACGTGACCGTGATCTAAACTGTGAGATTAATTACTTCTTAAGCTGTGCCAGCAATGCCTGTCGCCAAGGGGTTCATCGCACCCATATTATCTCTTATGCCAAAAACGGCGCACTACTTGAAGAGCTATTTACCCGTGATGGTTCTGGCACCTTGATTAGTCACGACCCTTACGAAGAGATTCGCCGCGCTGATGTCGATGACGTGGTAGGGCTGATAGAGCTATTATCGCCGTTAGAAGAGCAAGGTATCTTGGTCAGTCGCTCACGCGAACGCTTGGAGCAAGAGATTGATAATTATAGCGTCATCGAACGTGACGGCATGATTTTAGGTTGTGCAGCGCTTTATCCACTCGATACAGATTCAGCAGAAGTTGCCTGCGTCGCGGTACATCCAGAATATCGCAGCGGTAGCCGCGGCGCTGATTTACTGGCATTTTTGGAGCAACAAGCACGCAGCCATGGTCTACACAAGTTATTTGTATTGACCACTCGTACAGCACATTGGTTCGTTGAACAGGGGTTTGCTGAAGTTGAGGCAAGTGCCTTACCTGAAATACGCCGCGAGAAGTATAATAACGGTCGCAATTCTAAAGTTTTCCAAAAGAACCTTTGAATAATGGCTCATTAACGTCGAAAGCTTAAGTGCTATTTCTTACGCAAAAAGAAGCCCTCTTAATGTAAGAGGGCTTCTTTTAACGTCTATTGTATCAATACTAAATTGGCATTAATTACTGCTAATTACTTTACCTTTAATAGCTCAACGGTAAAGATTAGCGTGCTATTAGGCTCGATACCTGCGTTACCCGCTTCACCATAAGCGATATCAGATGGGATATAAAACTCGTATTTACCGCCCTCTTTCATCAACTGTAGACCTTCAGTCCAACCAGCGATTACTTGGTTTAGTGGGAATTCAATTGGCTCACCACGCTCATATGAGCTATCGAATACAGTGCCGTCAATCAATTTACCTTCGTAGTTTACTTCAACCACGTCCGTAGCTTTTGGCGACTTGCCAGTACCTGCGGTCACTACTTTATATTGTAGACCTGAAGCAGTGGTTTTTACGCCAGCTTTTTTGCCATTCTCTACTAAGAATGCGGCGCCCTTAGTTTTGTTTGCACCCGCTTTAGATTCCATATCTTTCACAAACTTCGCTTCCTGTTCTTTTTGATAGGCCATTAACACTTCTTGCATTTGCTCTTCTGTCAATGCCGCTTTTTTGCCTTCATAGCCATCACGGAAACCTTTTTCAAACGTATCTAGGTGCAGATCCCCAACCGCTTCTTTATTCCCTTCTGCCATCATATAGCCCAAGCTATAGCCTACTTTTTCCTTGGCAGGGCTTTGTTCAGTCACTGAAACACTTTTGGTAGCTGTTTCTTTACTGCCATTGTTTGCGCTACAGCCTGTGATTAATAACATAGCACTAGCAAGGGCACTGATGCTTAGGGTAGTGATTTTTTTCATAAAATGCTCTCAAATTGTAATAATAGTGGCGAGATGTCACATTTATCTATAATAGCAAATCTTAGTTTTGCCTGCTATGACTCACTTGAAATTATCGGTCAAATGTACAGTCTATGTTAATATTTACCGTAAAAATAACAACTTATCACACAAATATAGTAAGACGTTAAGCTTTCTATCTTTAAATTCATAATTACATAAGTTAAGCTAAATTGGTTAAGGAAAGAAATAACAAAAGGTATGTTTTGTTAATAGTGACTACTGATTGTTAAGTATAAATTTCTTATAAAGCACTAAAATCAAATTTTCAAATAATTTTAATTAAAAATACTAATAAATAGGTGTGTGTTTGCCTCAGATGAAACGCTTGAATTAAAGTGATTTTCTTATCTTATAGCAGACACATGATCATTAGAGGAGGACAGGATGAATCCAATGTTTACATCTTTCAACGGTTATCTGGGTGGCCCTATCGGCTCCATCATCGGCGCTATTCTTATTTTTATCATTGGTTGGCTTGTCGCCTTGGGCATAGCTGCTCTGGTACGCGGCGTGCTGTCTAAAATCAATCTCAATCAACGTATGAACTCTTCAACGGGTAAAAGCTATGACTTAGAGGGCATCATCTCTAAGATTGTTTTTTGGTTTATTTTCGTTATCGCTATTTCTGGCGCGTTAAGTCAGTTAAACCTAAACTCTATTTCAGCACCGTTTGCCAATATGGTAAACCAAGTACTCACCTTTATCCCTAATCTTATCGCTGCTATTGCAGTTGGTGTGATCGGTTGGGTAATTGCAACAGTTGCACGTACTGCCATCAATGCTGCACTTTCAAAAACCTCAATGGATGAGCGTTTGAGTGCAAAAGCTGGTGTAAAACCAATGAGCAGCACGATTGCTGACATGGTTTATTGGTTCATTCTATTAGTAGTATTGACCATGGTATTAGGTCAACTAGAGCTTGACGGTTTATTTGCTCCATTAACTAATATGGTTGATAAAATCTTCAGCTTTATCCCTAATATTCTGATTGCTGCTGTAGTATTCGTAGTAGGTTACATCATCGCCAAAGTGGTACGTGGCATCGTAACCAACCTTGTTTCTACTTTTGATGTCCAAAAGCTTGCAACCAAAGCTGGTTTAAGTGAACAGAATAGCTTACCTAACATTGCAGGTTCTTTAGCCTTTCTAGTAGTGATTATTCCAACAATCATTGCTGCTTTAAATGCCCTAAAAATTGATGTAATTGCTCGCCCTGCAACCAACATGCTAAACAAAATCATGGAAGCCTTGCCAAATATCTTTATGGCAATTGCTATCTTGGTTGTGACTTTTTATGTTGTACGTATGGTTGCAAACATCATCAAAGGCTTGCTTGAAAATACGCAAATCAATCAGTTACCTGCCAAAGTTGGTCTTCAACAGACCATGGGTGATAAAAAGGTTTCT
The window above is part of the Psychrobacter cryohalolentis K5 genome. Proteins encoded here:
- a CDS encoding FKBP-type peptidyl-prolyl cis-trans isomerase — protein: MKKITTLSISALASAMLLITGCSANNGSKETATKSVSVTEQSPAKEKVGYSLGYMMAEGNKEAVGDLHLDTFEKGFRDGYEGKKAALTEEQMQEVLMAYQKEQEAKFVKDMESKAGANKTKGAAFLVENGKKAGVKTTASGLQYKVVTAGTGKSPKATDVVEVNYEGKLIDGTVFDSSYERGEPIEFPLNQVIAGWTEGLQLMKEGGKYEFYIPSDIAYGEAGNAGIEPNSTLIFTVELLKVK
- the argA gene encoding amino-acid N-acetyltransferase, translating into MTTSAMPQINPEYVHWFRNSAPYINTHRGKTFVIMFGGEAVNHPNFSTLIHDFALLHSLGIKLVLVHGARPQIEKNLKDADIESPLHQDIRVTPRVAMPSILQAVGAIRLQIEAQLSMGLANSPMYGSRIDAVSGNFVTARPYGIRDGVDYQMTGEVRSIDVEAIKNNLLHDHIVILGSMGYSATGEVFNLLAEDVALSAAVALGADKLIFLGEEAGINHNDRLLREMIPNEVDRFLRDRDLNCEINYFLSCASNACRQGVHRTHIISYAKNGALLEELFTRDGSGTLISHDPYEEIRRADVDDVVGLIELLSPLEEQGILVSRSRERLEQEIDNYSVIERDGMILGCAALYPLDTDSAEVACVAVHPEYRSGSRGADLLAFLEQQARSHGLHKLFVLTTRTAHWFVEQGFAEVEASALPEIRREKYNNGRNSKVFQKNL
- a CDS encoding patatin-like phospholipase family protein, with translation MSSHSICHPYYHFLLTLRLSLFAIFAILMSACNSLTPVAPADTSVPNKPTVALVLGGGGAKGFAHVGVIKALEENGIKPTLVVGTSVGSLVGSLYASGYNAKQLEHLALTTIDSELTDFTLSNQGFIEGIKLKNFINANVGGRTIENFPISFAAVAADKNTLKKTVFTTGDVGLAVQASCSVPNIFIAPRIPEKVGKKYIDGGVVSLVPVDSARDLGADIIIAVDVTAANASTSTVNQKPNLNSLTSFWGFLENSLIANAVYNAKASQINHSAASMRHERDRADIVIMPNVGHISSLDTSQRSAVIAAGSQATTAQIHAIKQLINEKSKSKYATL
- a CDS encoding mechanosensitive ion channel gives rise to the protein MNPMFTSFNGYLGGPIGSIIGAILIFIIGWLVALGIAALVRGVLSKINLNQRMNSSTGKSYDLEGIISKIVFWFIFVIAISGALSQLNLNSISAPFANMVNQVLTFIPNLIAAIAVGVIGWVIATVARTAINAALSKTSMDERLSAKAGVKPMSSTIADMVYWFILLVVLTMVLGQLELDGLFAPLTNMVDKIFSFIPNILIAAVVFVVGYIIAKVVRGIVTNLVSTFDVQKLATKAGLSEQNSLPNIAGSLAFLVVIIPTIIAALNALKIDVIARPATNMLNKIMEALPNIFMAIAILVVTFYVVRMVANIIKGLLENTQINQLPAKVGLQQTMGDKKVSDLVGYAIVFFAMLFASIAAADLLGFEPISAIIAMFIAFGANIILGAIILFIGFWLANIIAGVVERSEQGSQFLANIVRVLIMGLVLAMGLKAMGIADSIVNLAFGLTLGAVAVAFALSFGLGGQEAAARFLRKMQDKMDRERDEAKAKSALTPSSSTQDKVAASVRDNTPSTATDTFGSSTTQVDNNIITPNNLSSTSDVNSSTVDINHIATDDSDIDGPNNLR